Proteins from one Candidatus Bathyarchaeota archaeon genomic window:
- the sucC gene encoding ADP-forming succinate--CoA ligase subunit beta produces the protein MKLFEHEAKAIFSKHEIPTPLGKLADSPAKAREVTMQLHTPVAIKAQVTVAGRGKAGGILFANSPTEVEVAAKKLLGMRIKGTKVQSVLIEEKASIRKELYFGITIDRSSRSYVAVASSEGGMEIEEIADTMPEKIIKVFIDPLYGFRSHHARQIAKKLGYKGRQMLDLATIFHKQYKVALNYDAELAEMNPLVETSEGKFVAVDTRLIIDDNALYRHPEFKRRLTEIEAELTPQELEARKNGLAYVKLDGNIGVIGNGAGLVMATLDAIKLYGGRPANFLDVGGGATADRIVAALNLVFSDPQVNVVFVNILGGITRCDEVARGILEAKRRTGFLKPVVIRLVGTNEEEGRRILTDAGFHVLDSMEEAAEKAMAIVKSGG, from the coding sequence TTGAAACTCTTTGAGCATGAGGCCAAAGCCATCTTTTCGAAACATGAAATACCTACTCCTCTGGGAAAACTAGCAGATTCTCCAGCAAAAGCTCGGGAAGTAACCATGCAACTCCACACTCCAGTTGCTATCAAAGCGCAAGTTACGGTTGCAGGAAGAGGAAAGGCAGGCGGAATCCTTTTCGCGAACTCGCCAACAGAAGTCGAGGTTGCGGCAAAGAAACTTTTGGGTATGCGAATTAAAGGCACCAAGGTTCAAAGCGTTTTGATAGAAGAGAAGGCTTCCATTCGAAAGGAACTGTATTTCGGCATAACCATAGATCGGTCAAGTCGCAGTTATGTGGCTGTAGCCTCCTCTGAAGGTGGGATGGAAATTGAGGAAATCGCTGACACCATGCCTGAAAAAATAATCAAGGTTTTCATTGACCCATTGTATGGGTTCCGTTCTCATCATGCACGTCAAATCGCCAAGAAACTCGGCTACAAAGGAAGGCAGATGCTTGATCTCGCGACAATCTTTCATAAACAGTATAAAGTAGCCTTGAATTACGATGCTGAATTAGCAGAAATGAATCCCCTCGTTGAAACGTCTGAAGGAAAATTTGTCGCGGTAGACACACGCCTTATCATAGACGATAATGCACTCTATCGACACCCAGAGTTCAAGAGGCGACTAACAGAGATAGAAGCTGAGTTGACTCCGCAAGAACTTGAGGCTCGAAAAAACGGGTTAGCCTACGTTAAGCTTGACGGAAACATCGGTGTGATCGGAAACGGCGCAGGACTGGTCATGGCAACTCTAGACGCAATAAAACTGTATGGAGGACGTCCAGCGAATTTTCTCGACGTAGGCGGAGGCGCAACTGCCGATAGAATCGTAGCTGCCCTTAACCTCGTTTTCTCTGACCCACAAGTCAACGTCGTTTTCGTTAATATTTTAGGAGGCATCACTCGATGTGATGAGGTTGCGAGAGGGATTCTGGAAGCAAAGAGGCGAACTGGTTTTCTCAAGCCTGTCGTAATACGGTTGGTGGGAACCAACGAGGAAGAAGGAAGACGTATTCTCACAGATGCTGGCTTTCACGTTTTAGACAGCATGGAAGAGGCTGCTGAAAAAGCGATGGCAATTGTAAAAAGCGGAGGGTAA
- the albA gene encoding DNA-binding protein Alba, protein MSQRNDVLIGRKPVMNYVLACITLFHGGANEISVKARGRAISRAVDVVEVCRRRFLPDVKVKNIDISTEQLAPFEGGGSPINVSTIEITLAK, encoded by the coding sequence ATGTCACAAAGAAACGACGTATTGATAGGAAGAAAGCCAGTAATGAATTACGTACTGGCTTGCATAACCCTCTTCCACGGCGGAGCAAACGAAATAAGCGTAAAGGCAAGAGGCAGAGCAATCAGCCGAGCTGTTGACGTTGTAGAAGTTTGCAGACGAAGGTTCTTGCCAGATGTAAAAGTCAAAAACATAGACATCAGCACAGAACAATTGGCACCATTTGAAGGGGGTGGCTCGCCAATAAACGTCAGCACCATTGAAATCACCTTAGCAAAATAA
- the aspS gene encoding aspartate--tRNA(Asn) ligase, producing the protein MEIDQLGDWRRTHYSIDVKPELDGKEVVVLGWVRDIRDLGGIRFVILQDREGTVQITVLRGKTNKEVIEKADSLQTQFSIGVKGTVKKTKMTPRGIEIIPSEIRILGIAQHPLPLDVTGRTPAEIDTRLNARVLDLRRDESQAIFKIEHVVLEAMRNFLSEHGFVEVHTPRIIASATEGGAALFHVAYFEHDAFLAQSPQLYKEQLIMSFEKVFEIGPFFRAEESHTRRHLSEFISVDIEEAFATATDVMKVLEELVHHVCKAVAEGCRKELETLKCKVDVPRIPFKRFTYDEILKELKKEGTTVPWGEDISTPAFRTLGKIHPYFYFITDWPTKSKAFYIKPRDDNPDLCGGFDLMWRWIELASGGTRVHSKDLLIKRLKEQGLHPESFKFHLKVFDYGMPPHAGWAIGLERLIMMLTGKKNIRDVVLFPRDRFRLTP; encoded by the coding sequence ATGGAAATTGACCAGCTAGGAGACTGGCGTAGAACCCACTATTCAATAGATGTTAAGCCCGAACTGGATGGAAAAGAAGTTGTGGTTTTAGGCTGGGTTCGAGACATTCGAGACCTAGGCGGTATACGATTCGTAATCTTACAGGACAGGGAAGGAACCGTTCAGATCACCGTTCTACGAGGCAAGACCAACAAGGAAGTGATAGAAAAAGCCGATTCCCTACAGACCCAATTCAGTATCGGTGTAAAAGGAACTGTGAAAAAAACCAAAATGACTCCAAGGGGAATCGAAATCATCCCCAGTGAAATCCGGATACTGGGAATTGCACAGCATCCATTACCTTTAGATGTCACTGGTCGAACTCCAGCTGAGATTGACACACGATTGAATGCCCGAGTTCTTGATCTACGCCGAGATGAAAGCCAGGCGATTTTCAAAATTGAACATGTTGTGCTAGAGGCCATGCGCAACTTCTTGTCTGAGCACGGCTTTGTGGAGGTACATACGCCAAGGATTATTGCTTCCGCCACTGAAGGTGGTGCCGCGCTTTTCCATGTAGCATATTTTGAACATGATGCTTTCCTTGCGCAGAGTCCACAGTTGTACAAGGAACAGTTGATTATGAGTTTTGAGAAAGTTTTTGAGATCGGTCCTTTTTTTAGAGCTGAAGAGTCGCACACCCGCCGTCATTTAAGTGAATTTATTTCTGTGGATATTGAAGAGGCGTTTGCAACAGCAACTGACGTGATGAAGGTTCTGGAAGAACTCGTACATCATGTGTGCAAGGCTGTCGCGGAAGGATGCCGAAAAGAGCTTGAGACCTTAAAATGCAAGGTTGATGTGCCGAGGATTCCTTTCAAACGGTTTACTTATGATGAAATACTCAAAGAGCTAAAGAAAGAAGGAACAACGGTTCCTTGGGGAGAGGATATCTCTACTCCCGCTTTCAGAACATTAGGCAAGATTCATCCGTACTTTTACTTCATAACTGACTGGCCAACGAAGTCAAAGGCGTTTTACATAAAACCGCGGGATGATAATCCTGACTTATGCGGGGGTTTCGACTTGATGTGGCGGTGGATAGAGCTTGCCTCTGGGGGAACTCGTGTTCACTCTAAAGACCTCTTGATTAAGAGATTGAAAGAACAGGGGTTACATCCTGAATCATTCAAGTTTCACTTGAAAGTATTTGACTATGGCATGCCTCCACATGCAGGATGGGCCATAGGCTTAGAACGTTTAATTATGATGCTTACGGGGAAGAAGAATATACGTGACGTTGTACTGTTTCCAAGAGATCGGTTCAGGCTCACACCGTAG
- a CDS encoding flap endonuclease-1 produces MGVNLRDLVPKTTIDLKNLSGKSIAIDAYNALYQFLAIIRQPDGTPLKDSTGKVTSHLSGLFYRTANLVQMGIKPVYVFDGTPPALKEVEIKRRARIKEEALVHYERALKEGKIEEARTYAQATSRLKDYMTADSKRLLTQMGVPWIQAPSEGEAQAAYLAKKGDTDYCASQDYDSLLFGAPRLIRNVTISGRRKLPRKNVYIEVTPQIVELGQVLKQLNITHKQLIDVGILMGTDFNPDGIKGVGPKTAVKLIQQHGTLEKAASTLKQAEFPVEPKRIREIFQHPKVTDNYHLTWKEPNVEGVVNFLCRERDFSEDRVRKALKKMIEGSKKAKGKVTLEKFFG; encoded by the coding sequence TTGGGCGTGAATCTACGAGACTTGGTGCCCAAAACAACGATTGACCTCAAAAATTTGAGTGGAAAGTCCATCGCCATAGACGCTTACAACGCTCTTTACCAGTTTCTCGCCATCATCCGCCAACCAGACGGAACACCACTTAAAGACTCTACTGGCAAAGTCACCAGCCACCTAAGCGGCTTATTTTACCGAACCGCCAACCTCGTTCAAATGGGCATCAAACCCGTCTACGTATTCGACGGAACACCACCAGCGCTAAAAGAAGTTGAAATCAAACGGCGGGCTAGAATAAAGGAAGAAGCACTTGTCCATTATGAACGAGCCTTAAAAGAGGGGAAAATCGAAGAAGCACGCACATACGCCCAAGCTACAAGCCGTCTCAAAGACTACATGACAGCCGACTCGAAACGGCTCCTCACCCAAATGGGCGTACCATGGATACAGGCACCCAGCGAAGGCGAAGCACAAGCAGCCTACCTCGCCAAAAAAGGCGACACCGACTACTGCGCTAGCCAAGACTACGACAGCCTCTTATTCGGTGCACCTAGACTGATAAGAAACGTCACCATCAGTGGAAGGAGAAAACTCCCGCGAAAAAATGTCTACATTGAAGTCACACCCCAAATAGTAGAACTGGGGCAAGTTCTCAAACAGCTGAACATCACACACAAGCAACTCATAGACGTCGGCATACTGATGGGCACAGACTTCAACCCAGACGGGATAAAAGGCGTAGGCCCGAAAACCGCGGTTAAACTCATCCAACAACACGGAACCCTTGAAAAGGCAGCGTCCACACTAAAACAGGCAGAGTTTCCAGTTGAGCCAAAACGCATACGAGAAATCTTCCAACATCCAAAAGTCACAGACAACTATCACTTAACATGGAAAGAACCAAATGTAGAAGGTGTCGTAAACTTTCTGTGCCGCGAACGTGATTTCTCAGAAGACCGTGTGAGAAAAGCCCTCAAAAAAATGATAGAAGGTTCGAAAAAGGCAAAGGGAAAAGTAACCTTAGAAAAATTCTTCGGTTAG
- the sucD gene encoding succinate--CoA ligase subunit alpha, whose protein sequence is MGIFVDKDTKTIVQGITGTQGSFHTRLMLDYGTQIVAGVTPGKGRTQVHGVSVYDTVDEAVKKQEANASIIFVPAPFAADAAFEALDAGLKTIVIITEHVAVRDVIQVMARAKKQGATVIGPNTPGIITPSECKLGIMPAHIFRRGIVGVASRSGTLTYEIASGLSAVGLGQSTCLGLGGDPVVGLSFVDVLREFEEDEQTKAVVLIGEIGGNLEELAAEFISAEGYSKPVAAFVAGRTAPRGKRMGHAGAIIMGKAGTAQSKIDAFMEAGVMVAEKPSDVARLLAKRLKKKGIFTGGMSGT, encoded by the coding sequence TTGGGCATCTTCGTTGATAAGGACACCAAAACTATCGTTCAAGGCATCACCGGAACTCAAGGCAGTTTTCACACTAGGCTTATGCTAGATTATGGGACCCAAATCGTTGCAGGGGTAACCCCGGGAAAGGGAAGAACGCAAGTTCACGGAGTTTCAGTCTATGATACCGTAGATGAAGCGGTGAAGAAGCAGGAGGCGAATGCTTCCATAATCTTTGTTCCTGCACCTTTTGCCGCTGATGCTGCCTTTGAAGCTTTAGACGCTGGATTAAAAACGATCGTCATAATTACTGAGCACGTTGCTGTAAGAGATGTCATACAAGTTATGGCTCGTGCTAAAAAACAGGGCGCAACTGTTATCGGTCCTAACACTCCAGGGATTATCACCCCTAGCGAGTGCAAGCTCGGGATTATGCCTGCGCATATTTTTAGGCGAGGGATTGTGGGAGTAGCGTCGAGAAGTGGGACGTTGACTTATGAAATTGCTTCAGGGCTTTCTGCAGTGGGGTTAGGGCAGTCTACTTGTTTAGGCTTGGGAGGTGACCCTGTTGTCGGTCTTAGCTTTGTTGACGTTCTCAGAGAGTTCGAGGAGGATGAGCAGACCAAGGCGGTTGTGTTGATCGGAGAGATTGGTGGTAACTTGGAAGAGCTTGCAGCTGAGTTTATCTCCGCTGAGGGTTATAGTAAGCCTGTGGCAGCTTTTGTTGCTGGTAGGACAGCGCCTCGAGGTAAGAGGATGGGACATGCTGGCGCGATTATTATGGGTAAGGCTGGAACCGCTCAAAGCAAGATTGATGCGTTTATGGAAGCTGGTGTTATGGTGGCTGAGAAGCCTAGTGATGTGGCTAGGTTGTTAGCTAAGAGGTTGAAGAAGAAAGGTATATTTACTGGCGGCATGTCTGGAACGTAG
- the glmS gene encoding glutamine--fructose-6-phosphate transaminase (isomerizing) has protein sequence MCGIFGCVLKNGDAAPIIHAALKRLEYRGYDSVGEVTIHDDKLFIKKDQGKIDEVHAIHNLDDLPGRIGIGHTRWATHGAPTEVNAHPHTDCNEQIAVIHNGIIENFSSLKKELEEHGHIFRSKTDTEIISHLIEERLNEGLTFVEAVRSAVERLDGSYAIAAVSLKEPDEIICARKESPLVVGVAENAVYCASDIPAFLPLTNTAVIVEDGELVVLSDKGYEIRKLADGSLVSRKPEVIDWSPEMAEKKGYPHFMLKEIHEQPLCLRNTLRLQEQYLDLMTTFLDRAGEVFLVACGTSYHACLAASYMFSKLAMLATHPIIASEFVEQHGRAINIDSVLLAVSQSGETADTLGAVECARQRAATVLGLTNVIGSTLTRVARAYVCQQSGPEIGVAATKTFTSQLSVLSQLALRLAKKRGKVSHVEIEQLEEKLEQIPDIVEKVIETQEEKIKQLAKKYRDKQCFFFLGRGVSSASALEGRLKLLEIAYAPALAFPAGESKHGPISLIEPGFPVIFVCPKDDTRKTIVGNIMEMKARGASIIAVVEEGDEEIKGLADDYIEIPGGLPEVLSPIPYVIPQQLFAYYMAVERNCDPDQPRNLAKSVTVK, from the coding sequence ATGTGTGGAATATTCGGATGCGTCCTTAAAAACGGCGATGCGGCACCCATAATTCATGCTGCTTTAAAACGGCTTGAGTATCGAGGATACGACTCTGTGGGTGAGGTAACAATCCATGATGACAAACTGTTCATAAAGAAGGATCAAGGAAAAATCGATGAAGTTCATGCCATACACAACCTAGATGATCTTCCCGGACGAATTGGAATAGGCCACACAAGATGGGCAACTCATGGAGCACCGACCGAAGTAAACGCCCATCCCCACACCGACTGCAATGAGCAAATAGCAGTAATTCACAACGGAATCATCGAAAACTTCTCATCACTCAAGAAAGAACTGGAAGAACACGGGCACATTTTTCGATCGAAAACTGACACCGAGATTATTTCCCATCTCATCGAAGAAAGGTTGAACGAAGGTCTCACTTTCGTCGAAGCAGTACGCAGTGCTGTAGAGCGGTTAGACGGATCGTACGCCATTGCGGCCGTCTCTCTTAAAGAGCCTGACGAAATCATTTGTGCACGGAAAGAAAGTCCTCTCGTCGTTGGAGTTGCTGAAAACGCGGTTTACTGCGCATCCGACATTCCTGCTTTTCTCCCGTTAACGAATACGGCTGTCATTGTTGAGGACGGGGAATTAGTTGTTTTGAGTGATAAAGGATATGAGATAAGAAAACTTGCTGATGGGAGTCTAGTTTCAAGAAAGCCTGAGGTCATTGATTGGAGTCCCGAGATGGCTGAGAAAAAGGGTTATCCTCATTTCATGCTCAAGGAGATTCATGAACAGCCGCTTTGTCTCAGAAACACGCTTAGGTTGCAGGAGCAGTATTTGGACCTAATGACCACTTTCCTCGACCGCGCTGGAGAGGTTTTCTTAGTGGCTTGCGGCACATCCTATCACGCCTGTCTTGCAGCCTCCTACATGTTTTCCAAGCTTGCAATGTTGGCAACTCATCCGATTATTGCGTCGGAGTTCGTTGAGCAGCATGGAAGAGCCATTAACATAGATAGCGTCCTTCTCGCTGTCAGCCAATCTGGGGAAACCGCTGATACTTTGGGGGCTGTGGAATGCGCGAGGCAGCGTGCCGCCACCGTTCTAGGATTAACCAATGTTATTGGGTCTACTTTGACTCGCGTTGCTCGCGCCTATGTGTGTCAACAGTCGGGTCCAGAGATAGGGGTTGCCGCCACTAAGACCTTTACATCTCAACTTTCTGTGCTCTCTCAACTTGCGTTGAGGCTGGCCAAGAAGAGGGGGAAGGTTTCGCATGTGGAGATCGAGCAGCTTGAAGAAAAACTGGAGCAGATTCCTGACATTGTTGAGAAGGTTATTGAGACTCAGGAGGAGAAAATCAAGCAGCTAGCTAAGAAATATCGAGATAAGCAATGCTTCTTTTTCTTGGGACGAGGGGTAAGCTCTGCCTCTGCTCTCGAGGGTAGGCTGAAGCTTTTGGAAATAGCTTATGCTCCTGCCCTAGCCTTTCCCGCTGGGGAGAGTAAGCATGGGCCGATCAGTTTGATTGAGCCAGGGTTCCCTGTGATTTTCGTCTGTCCTAAAGATGATACCCGTAAAACGATTGTGGGTAACATTATGGAGATGAAGGCTCGTGGGGCTTCCATTATCGCTGTGGTTGAGGAGGGGGACGAGGAGATCAAAGGTCTTGCTGATGATTACATTGAAATTCCGGGGGGCCTGCCTGAGGTTCTTTCGCCGATTCCCTATGTTATCCCACAACAACTCTTCGCGTATTACATGGCGGTTGAAAGAAACTGTGACCCAGATCAGCCTAGGAATCTAGCCAAGTCAGTCACAGTCAAATAG
- a CDS encoding DUF4234 domain-containing protein: protein MRDEADPKMSNAWLIIYLIPIFAIIIGIVSVLFSIILSPMLGPEAALPVIVGIFLVPLLGLIGFVVSIILTYKLVKRRNTHFKRQVFLFEDLISAVKSLATKKKVDVEVGLSSCERTVRETKAEETEKSAALWAILSAVVFLASWYVYYFLMKDFYKHERREDGFWEDIGKVLDKCDIKFSAPRRTEILPNRSFVLYLILNIITVGLFGIYWLYVLLKDPNEHFTYHIQIEDELLSTLESVAI, encoded by the coding sequence ATGCGTGATGAAGCGGATCCAAAAATGTCCAATGCGTGGCTCATCATTTACCTAATACCCATCTTTGCTATAATAATAGGAATAGTATCCGTCTTGTTCTCTATAATATTATCTCCAATGTTAGGTCCCGAGGCTGCTCTCCCCGTCATTGTTGGAATATTCTTGGTACCATTGTTAGGCCTGATCGGCTTCGTAGTGTCTATAATACTCACATACAAACTCGTTAAGAGGCGCAACACACATTTCAAAAGGCAGGTTTTCCTTTTTGAAGACCTTATAAGTGCAGTGAAAAGCCTAGCGACGAAGAAGAAGGTTGATGTAGAAGTCGGGTTATCATCCTGTGAGAGAACCGTGAGAGAAACCAAAGCTGAGGAAACTGAAAAAAGCGCAGCACTTTGGGCTATTTTGTCTGCGGTTGTTTTTCTGGCATCGTGGTATGTCTATTACTTCCTGATGAAAGACTTTTACAAACATGAGAGAAGGGAAGACGGCTTTTGGGAGGATATAGGCAAAGTACTCGACAAATGCGACATCAAGTTTTCTGCTCCTCGAAGAACCGAAATCCTGCCAAACAGAAGCTTCGTTCTCTATCTGATTCTAAACATAATAACCGTGGGCTTATTTGGAATCTATTGGCTCTATGTCTTGTTGAAAGACCCTAATGAACACTTCACGTACCACATACAAATAGAAGATGAACTACTGAGCACACTAGAATCAGTGGCGATATAG
- a CDS encoding Lrp/AsnC family transcriptional regulator produces MTKEVPSGRPFRLLRMMYAQGSPVTIYTIQIKQSELAKQLEISRQALNVHLRKLRDLGCIRTGRGFIDVTEEGLNALGVAVNPAFIFIKISPLRREEAYREMSDFPIQRIFRVAGDMDAVLLVEQENLDETLRRLALLEGIQETKSYVTIQTLK; encoded by the coding sequence ATGACCAAAGAGGTTCCATCCGGACGACCCTTCCGCCTGCTTCGCATGATGTATGCACAAGGCAGCCCCGTGACTATCTACACTATACAGATAAAGCAAAGTGAATTGGCAAAACAGCTTGAGATTAGTCGGCAGGCGTTGAACGTGCATCTCCGCAAGCTTCGAGATCTAGGGTGTATTCGAACTGGTAGAGGCTTTATTGACGTGACTGAGGAAGGTCTAAACGCGTTAGGGGTGGCGGTGAATCCTGCCTTTATCTTTATCAAGATTTCTCCCCTTAGAAGAGAAGAAGCATATCGGGAAATGTCAGATTTTCCTATTCAACGGATTTTTAGAGTAGCCGGCGACATGGATGCAGTGCTTTTAGTGGAGCAGGAGAACCTTGATGAGACGCTTCGAAGACTAGCTTTGCTGGAGGGAATTCAAGAGACGAAATCTTACGTCACCATCCAAACTCTGAAATAG
- a CDS encoding 50S ribosomal protein L40e — protein sequence MPITDPIKKALAQKHRLYMKICRHCGVRNAPTAVKCRKCHSKNLRWKKRELVK from the coding sequence ATGCCTATTACTGATCCGATTAAGAAAGCCCTTGCTCAGAAGCATAGGCTTTACATGAAGATCTGTCGGCATTGTGGAGTACGTAATGCACCTACTGCAGTTAAGTGTAGGAAGTGTCACAGTAAGAATTTAAGGTGGAAGAAGCGGGAGCTTGTCAAATAG